A part of Brachybacterium faecium DSM 4810 genomic DNA contains:
- a CDS encoding protoporphyrinogen oxidase (PFAM: Flavin containing amine oxidoreductase~TIGRFAM: protoporphyrinogen oxidase), with amino-acid sequence MSTRVLVVGGGLAGLLAARRHQRAGRRVVLLEAGDAVGGAIASARLEEAGGLALNTGAEAYSTASGAVDALVAELGLAAQVVAPREGLGSHVVSDAGVHRAPAGALLGVPGHPLAADVRAVLGTAGALRASLERLLPASYGAREGATVAEVVGRRLGPKVLQRLVAPVVGGVHSADPATLEFAAASPALRRGLTEHGSLVAAVHRLRGGAGQRRAGQRGGASAGTRVHALTPTMAALPETLRAQLLDGGAILRTGVEVTGLDRAAAADTSTSTAAWTVRTSREERLEADHLVLACPPDTARDLLRAAAPEIAGAIPQAPSAAVRLVALVLDAPALDALPAGTGALVAPGTAGIGAKALTHASAKWEHVQQALREALPAAASPHLLRLSYGRPGEQLPAREGIVDLALADASRILRTPLGRAQLRAAEVIDWDRAMRQALPGHRAALDSLDALLSQQPSLELVGSWRAGTGIDAIVRADRSLTEGSAS; translated from the coding sequence ATGAGCACGCGCGTCCTCGTCGTCGGCGGCGGCCTGGCCGGTCTGCTCGCCGCTCGCCGGCATCAGCGGGCCGGGCGCCGCGTGGTGCTGCTCGAGGCCGGCGATGCCGTCGGCGGGGCGATCGCCTCGGCCCGGCTCGAGGAGGCCGGCGGCCTGGCCCTGAACACGGGCGCCGAGGCGTACTCGACCGCGTCCGGGGCGGTCGACGCCCTGGTCGCGGAGCTGGGGCTGGCCGCGCAGGTGGTCGCCCCGCGCGAGGGCCTGGGCAGCCACGTGGTCTCCGACGCGGGCGTGCACCGCGCGCCCGCCGGGGCGCTGCTCGGCGTGCCGGGGCACCCGCTCGCGGCCGACGTCCGGGCGGTGCTGGGCACCGCGGGGGCGCTGCGTGCGAGCCTCGAGCGCCTCCTGCCCGCCTCCTACGGCGCCCGGGAGGGGGCGACCGTCGCCGAGGTGGTGGGGCGCCGCCTCGGGCCGAAGGTGCTGCAGCGCCTGGTCGCCCCCGTGGTGGGCGGGGTGCACTCCGCCGATCCGGCGACCCTCGAGTTCGCGGCCGCCTCCCCGGCGCTGCGACGGGGCCTGACCGAGCACGGCTCGCTCGTGGCCGCCGTGCACAGGCTCCGGGGCGGGGCCGGACAGCGACGGGCCGGGCAGCGGGGCGGGGCGAGCGCCGGCACCCGCGTCCACGCCCTGACCCCCACCATGGCCGCCCTGCCCGAGACGCTGCGGGCCCAGCTGCTCGACGGCGGGGCGATCCTGCGCACCGGGGTGGAGGTGACCGGCCTGGACCGCGCCGCGGCCGCCGACACCAGCACCAGCACCGCCGCCTGGACCGTGCGCACCTCCCGCGAGGAGCGCCTCGAGGCGGACCACCTGGTCCTCGCCTGCCCGCCGGACACCGCCCGCGACCTGCTGCGCGCGGCCGCACCGGAGATCGCGGGCGCCATCCCGCAGGCCCCGTCGGCCGCGGTGCGCCTGGTGGCGCTGGTGCTCGACGCCCCCGCGCTCGACGCCCTCCCCGCCGGCACCGGCGCCCTGGTCGCGCCCGGCACCGCCGGGATCGGGGCGAAGGCGCTCACCCATGCGAGCGCGAAGTGGGAGCACGTGCAGCAGGCGCTGCGCGAGGCGCTCCCCGCCGCCGCGAGCCCGCACCTGCTGCGGCTGTCCTACGGCCGGCCCGGCGAGCAGCTGCCCGCCCGCGAGGGGATCGTGGACCTCGCCCTCGCCGACGCCTCCCGCATCCTGCGCACCCCGCTCGGTCGCGCGCAGCTGCGCGCCGCGGAGGTGATCGACTGGGACCGGGCGATGCGCCAGGCCCTGCCCGGTCACCGCGCCGCGCTCGACTCCCTCGACGCGCTGCTGTCCCAGCAGCCGTCCCTCGAACTCGTCGGCTCCTGGAGAGCCGGCACCGGCATCGACGCGATCGTCCGCGCCGACCGCTCCCTCACGGAAGGATCCGCCTCATGA
- a CDS encoding uncharacterized conserved protein (PFAM: Chlorite dismutase), with translation MNDATTQPAPSASAAQSPEEIAQTTRYTSYTVFRRLSGLTEEGEVTDAQITAALGDVTALIESDSEGGAEILGFYDVSGFRAEADLMLWLAADDPASLQRGLREFERSLPGTWLHREWAGVGVHRMAEFAKGHVPSFMVPSVTRKQWITVYPFVRSYDWYLLPDDERNRMLREHGLLGRDFPQVNANTVAAFALGDYEWMLSFEADDLHDLVDMMRHLRYSDARLHVRDELPFHTGRRLETLEDVAALLA, from the coding sequence ATGAACGACGCCACCACCCAGCCCGCCCCGTCTGCCTCGGCCGCCCAGTCTCCCGAGGAGATCGCGCAGACCACCCGCTACACCAGCTACACCGTGTTCCGCCGGCTCTCGGGGCTCACCGAGGAGGGCGAGGTCACCGATGCGCAGATCACCGCCGCGCTCGGAGACGTCACCGCGCTGATCGAGTCGGATTCCGAGGGAGGTGCGGAGATCCTGGGCTTCTACGACGTCTCCGGCTTCCGCGCCGAGGCCGATCTGATGCTGTGGCTCGCGGCCGACGACCCGGCCTCCCTGCAGCGCGGGCTGCGCGAGTTCGAGCGCTCCCTGCCCGGCACCTGGCTGCACCGCGAATGGGCCGGGGTGGGCGTGCACCGCATGGCCGAGTTCGCCAAGGGCCACGTCCCCTCGTTCATGGTCCCGAGCGTCACGCGCAAGCAGTGGATCACCGTCTACCCCTTCGTGCGCAGCTACGACTGGTATCTGCTGCCCGATGACGAGCGCAACCGCATGCTGCGCGAGCACGGCCTGCTGGGCCGCGACTTCCCCCAGGTCAACGCCAACACCGTCGCCGCCTTCGCGCTCGGCGACTACGAGTGGATGCTCTCCTTCGAGGCGGACGACCTGCACGACCTCGTCGACATGATGCGCCACCTGCGCTACTCCGACGCGCGCCTGCACGTGCGCGACGAGCTCCCCTTCCACACCGGACGCCGCCTCGAGACCCTCGAGGACGTCGCCGCCCTGCTCGCCTGA